The Fusarium poae strain DAOMC 252244 chromosome 2, whole genome shotgun sequence nucleotide sequence TAGTCTGAGTGGTGGTGAAGAATATGACGGACATGGTTATGTTTCGCAACAGGAGGAATCCCAATCAAAGTTAACATTCTATTGGATAATATAGTCTACGGATTGAAATGCTGAGGTTCGTACGTCATAAACCAGGACAAATAGTATTCTGTCAGACTTACTCACACCCAGTCTATACTGGCTTCGTTGCTGCAGAGTTGGCCATGAGTCGAGCTACCAATGGTACAGGCCAAGCGAGTCTGGAAATAGGGTTCTCGACTTTTTCGTTTGAAGTAATAGCGTCAACGACAACGACAGCAATGTAGCCTCCAATGGCTGTAAAGAAGTGCCACCTAGACTCTGTCAGTCAACAGTCTTGTATCAGGGGGTAAACTTGAGCATACCATCCATGCAGTTCGAACAGGAATGCAAACGGTAGACCGACGGTATGTCGAATGTCTGTCAAGTAACGACAGGCCCAGTCATCGATCAGCCAGACGACATACCCAAAGATGAAAAAGCTTATGCCAGCAATGGAGATGTTTCGGAGATCGCGCTTCGTGTCGAGATCAAGATTTCGTTGAGAAATTATCTGGAGACAACGACGAGCTATTATCAAGACACCGAAGCCGAAGGACACGGCATGTAGAAGGAACTCGTCGAGGACGACATGCGTGACCATGACAGTTGTAAAGAGTACTGAAAGGGCCAGCCCTACCACTCTTGTGCGTTGGGGACTGGCATTGTAGGATAGCAGTCGGTAGAGGAGGGGTGTTGTCAAGAGGTGCATTGATAGTTCGTCAACTGGTGAACAAGATGATCAGAGAAGCATCATTAGAAGGGAACGGGAGTCGTACACATTTGGGTATGGTACTTGAGTGTCATGTGGTACCCTCCGGAACAAATCCCAACGCCCATCAAGCCGCAATATAGAATGAGGCGGGACGCCGTTGGGAACTTGTTGTAACTGACAAGTCCATAGATTCCGTAGACAACTAAATACGTTAGATGTTAGATGTCTTGGGCAGGACAAAACTTACTATAGGAAAAGCTGCTCAATGTATTGATAAACTCTGCAACGTAGCGTGTCACGATATAATCCTAATTGAGTTAATAGAGTGCCAATGCGGGGACAACGGAGAGAAATGCCTCTTCACAAAAGCTGGAGATGGCAATCAATTAGTGCTGAGTAGATAAAACATAAGCATAAACAAGACTTACTTGAGATACGAGGTCTGAGGACCCCAGACTGGTTCCACCATGACTAGCGCCACTGGTATAAAGTTGACAATGGATTGATCGATGTTTTAGCGCCAGAGTTTATTGTCAAAAGGGTAACTTGTTTTGTTCCAAGACTCGATAACAATATTACACAGGGCGGTATGAAATGGCAGAACACATCAGAGCGTTGTCCTGAGTTGTACGTACAATGTCAGGCTGTCGTTGTGACGGGTAAAACGAACACTTTAAGCGCTGTGGCGCATGTTGTGTAACCGTCACGAAACCCCTATCTCCAAAAGCGACATACAGTGTACAATGGCTTTGTACCAAGTCACTAGGTCTTGTCTCTATCCCATCTATCACGCGGGCCTCCATCAGACAATAGTTAAAACTGAGAGATTGATATATACAGAAGGATAAGACATCTCTCACAACAATTCAATCACCATCATATGTACGAAACAAGCATATTGTCGTCTTGTAGATATTTGTCTCATCCGTCATTAATAAAGAGCCTACCTTACAGAACCCTACCTAAAAGTATCAGTAGCTTTGATAACTCACGGTTACGACTGCATCGTCCCAATTGTTGAACCGTTGGAATGCCAAAATTAGAATAATAGATTGATTGACCAAAGGCTCGGCCCGGTACCCGCTTTTAGCCGCAGTATCATGAACCTCTGAAAAATCTTTCCAAGATATCTCGCAGCACAATATCTCacaaagaattaattattagatGAGATAGAGACATCAAGAAACCATAAAAACAGCTAGGCTAAGGTTTCGTGGTCTAACGGTTATGACTGCGGATTCTGATTCCGCCAGCGAGGGTTCGACTCCCTCCGAGACCTTTCTTTTGGATTTAACACTGGTGgatcctttttttttttttttgcagTGTGGGTTATCTCTGGATGAGGTATCGTTTGTCGAGATGTGGTTAGACTCGTCTTTATTTTGGTAACAGGGGAGTTAGAGGCTGCTGCGACACTGCAGCATGAAGTGCAGCATGAAGTTCAAATATCCTCAACTAACAGGCCACCTACACTTGGAAGGATATTCACTCTGAGTGTATAAGTGGAGTTATAATAGAGCTCGGAAAACATTGCTTGTGATTGGCGAGACGCAGGACATGCTTTGTAGTACTCAGCCCCCAAGTCATCAAACATGCGTCCCTGACAGACATTTATATGTCATTTAACC carries:
- a CDS encoding hypothetical protein (TransMembrane:4 (i21-40o46-64i84-101o129-149i)), producing the protein MHLLTTPLLYRLLSYNASPQRTRVVGLALSVLFTTVMVTHVVLDEFLLHAVSFGFGVLIIARRCLQIISQRNLDLDTKRDLRNISIAGISFFIFGYVVWLIDDWACRYLTDIRHTVGLPFAFLFELHGWWHFFTAIGGYIAVVVVDAITSNEKVENPISRLAWPVPLVARLMANSAATKPV